ACTTACTTTTTCATTTGCAAAAAACGAAAGTATATTTTTTAATATACCTATTGTTCCTTCTCTGTCACTAATATCATTATAATTCCACTTTGCAGTGGCAATATAATTTTCACCCGAATGTAAGATAAGCTTTATTGAAAATGCATTTTTCCCATCCACCATTTTCGCACATTCTTCTGCTTGGCTTACAGATTCTACAACATTTCTTAAATCTTCCTTGTAGTGAGCTATGGCTACACCCATTGACGCTGTAACTTTATAACCCATAAGTATATCGATTCTATCTTTATAATCTATAAATCCCGTATCAATTGTAAAATCTGGCTTTATCCCATTTTCAACATTTAAGTGTCCGCTAAAAGCTGCTCTAAGTCTTATCATTACATCAATTAATGAATTCAGATTTACAATAGCAAGTACATCATCCCCACCGGAATATATAACTTTTCCCGCTCCTGATTCTTCTACTATTTTCCTCACATACTTTACAGAATAATTTTTTAGAGCCTTGCTTATAGAAGAGTGAACATCTGGTGTCATTAATCGTCTTTTATTTTTTATTATCTGCTTAAAATCATCTGGCAAATTGTTTTGAATTTTGCTATGATACATATCCAACATATCGGGCGCCTTTACTCCAGATAACCATTTCCCCATATCATCGCCATCAAATTTGATAATGGCATAGTATTTCTTTTTGTTTAACTTAAGATTATTAATCATATCATCGATACACTTTAATAGTTTTTTAAGTTCTGGCAATTTATCTGAGGGGAAATTATACTTCTCAAAATAAGCCTCATTGAGGTTTTCCTCATATAAAAGCTCATAATCAAAGTTGATTCCGCAGCTTTTAACCATATCTATGTAATCACAAATCATTGATTTAAGTTTATCATCTGGATTATTTATTATATCCAATAATGCTATCTCTGCAGTTGACGGAAAGTTCCATTCTACATTGTTATCGCCAATAATTGATTTAAAGTAAAGTTCTGAAGCTCTTTTTGCCAAGCATATGCCACACAACCCCTCACCTTGTGATATATATTTATATGGAATGCCTTTATCGTCGCTTTTTCTGATTATTGCATTCTGTTTCCTAAGAATCTTGATTTTATGGCTTTCTCTTCCTTTTTTAATATTTCTATCTTCATCATTTGTGCACCTGTAGACTATAACATTGCGTTCACCGCATATGGAACATTTACGACCTTCTTCTTCATATTGGCTAAAATTCCTTATGGCTTTTCTTGCACCTATCATCTTTTCCATAAAAGAATAAAGTAAACCATAGATATTCCCAATATTAGGTTTATACTCCCCATTGTTCTCAACAAATTGTAGCAACTTTTCTATCTCTTCAATTTCATCATCAGCAAAGTAATTTCGAATCATATCAATTTGTACTTTCCAGTCAGCTTTATCTACATTACCATTTTCCAGAGGTAACGCCACCCAATACACATCTAGAAAATCCTTTAATTGATTTCTAAATATTTCCTTTTGAATATCATCACAAATCAAAAGACTGTTTATGACGTAATCTCCTATCTTTATAAATTCATCTCTTACTACTTTTTCAAGGTTTAATGATCTAATCTCTTGAATATCTTTTGTCGGCAATATGACAAAAAATCTATTAGGAATGCTTGGCGTTTTAAGATCTCCAACATCAGTTTTTTCGTCATTAAATAACTTCTCTATCCAAAAATCGCACAACGGTTGTTCCATAAGATCAGGAAAAATTATAGAATCTGGGCCATATACCTCTATGACTTTTTCTATTGCTACCCATGTTAGATATGACAAGATGTAACTTCCCCAATACAAATCTTGAGTTTTCCTTGCCTGTGCTATATATTCTTGTACTGGTCCTATAGTAAAAATAAACAATGTCATGTTGTTTAAGTTAATTTTATTGTATAAATCAGCATTCATTGAAGATGTTACTTTTAAATGTTCAAAAATAGTATGATTAGGAAATCTGGTATCAGCCGGAACTATATCCCAATATTTTCTATATTCAATAGGTGTATATTTTTTCAGATATTCGTTTAAATAGCGCCATATATACACAAATTTTTCAAAATTATTATTAAAATTTTTTTGTGATAATTCCCATGTAGCATCGTCTACAGCTTTTTTAAATACATCCTTTCGAATGTTTAAAAAGCCACTATATTTTTTACCCGAAAGTGGATGAACAAATTCCGGTTCATTTTGAAATGCGACCTGTAACTCTTTGTTTCTGCTAGCATTTTTTGGTAGATAATACCTTTCCATTGAAGATGCAACAATATCAGAACCTTTACTATCGTCATATACAATTCCTAATTTTTCACATATCTCATGTGCACGCATTTCATGATTTTCACCTGTTAGTAAAATAAATGGCTTATCTGGAGAATCATGAAAAAAGGCTTTGAGTTTTCTTTCAAATAGCTTTTCTCGCATACTCATAGATTCTCACCTCGTATATTAAAGCGATAATCACCATCATTGTTTTTCTTTATTTCATCCCAAAATTTATCTAGTAAAGCATAACTCGGTTTTGCATTCTCTAAAGCCGTTATTTCCTTCCGTCCATTGATTTCTTCTTCCTTAACAAACGCCAAATACATATCTTCTTGCAAAAAAGATCCTCCTAGTTTTAATGCCATCCAATGATATTTGCCATTGCACTCTAGGACTTTAAATAATAGTGGAGATGATCTTCTATTTATTATATATTTGTCATATTTATCGCTCTTTCCTATTACTCTATTTTTATTGGAATGTACAACTGGAAGTCCAAAAATACCATTCTGTATGTTATTTCTCATTCCATTTCTAAAATTCATGTACATCTCACCAATATCCGATAATGCATCATGCCATGTATTGTAACTTTCTTTTGATACAATAAACGATGAAGAAATAATATTAGTATAATCATTACAATCAATATTTATTGGCCCTATAATATCAGATGCTTTGCTAACATTCTCTAAAATCCACTGTGCTAACTCTTGACTATTGTTACCTTTCGGCACAAAATCCAGACCATAAGTATCACCCACAACACTAACAACAGTTAGGGAGCCTGCACCCCTTCTAGCCCTTGAGCCAAACCCACCTAAATTGGCAGCACACCAAAAAGCTGCCACGGTATTCTTTAAAGCTTCCTCTTCCCTACTGTATAAAATAAACTTAAAAGTAATTCCAGGTTTAAAATATTTTTTTCTAACCACAGAATACAACAAATAACCTATGCCTCTGTCTTTTCCAATTAGGACTTTATTTTCACTGTCGTAACGCCAATTAAGTCTATAGTCGTTTTTTAAATCACTACCGATGTTCCTATCAATTCTCGAATCTTTTATCATAATTCTAACTTCACTTTTTCTAGCTTTAACAGATGTACCACCGAAAATTTCTTCTTCCTTTTCTTTTAATTTGCTTACGTTTTTGCAGCATTTCAATGCTCTCCACCAAAAGCGAATCATCCCCTTGAATTCCGGTGTTTTTAATTCGAGATAATTTGGCTCCGCTCCAAACATATAAAGAGGTGTCAATAACTTAAGATCAAATTCAACCGTATACATATCACATATTTCCTCCAATTAAAGTTAATTGGCCTGTCCCATAGCCTAAAGATGTCTTTGCTCCAACTCCTCCATATTTAAAAGCCTCTATCATCCATTCTTCAAGCGTTTTCCCCGCAATTTTTAAATATCTTATGTCCTTTTTCAAATAAATCAAGTAAATGTTAAAAACAACTCTTTCAAGAGTTAAAAAGAAAATAGGATTAGGATCCTGCCAATCAGTCGGATAAAAGTCCTTTTTTGTATAATAATCTGTATAGTGCGGATTCATTATATCTTTCCTTATATAAAAACTGTTATTTTCAGGATATGAATCTAAAAAAATAACTTTGCCTTTATTATCCTCATCTCCAAAAATCAATTTAAAATTCTCATCATCTTCTCCGCCTTCTGAAATGATCCAGTTGGACACTACACCTTTTACAGCTTGTCCAGGAATGTATGGAATTCCGTATATCCAGTGAAGCGTCATAGAAACCTCTCTCACCGATTCTTGCCCCAGTCCCACCACAATCCTGCCATCAGGCCTGAATATATAAGTATCCACATCATATCCTTGAGATTTGTATCTCTCAATTAAATATCTTTGTTTTTTTATAAATTGAATACAACTGCTAAATTTACTGCTATCTATCTCTGGTAAATTTCTTGTCATATTGTCTTCAAATTCCGCGTATTTGTTTAACAATAAGTTGAAATTCTCAATATCATAAATATTTTGATTTTTAAAAAAAGAACAAGTATCAGATGGCAATTTAATTTTTTGAATCTGAGTCATCAATTATCATCCCTTCAGCAAATCTCCTAACCCAATTTATAAATTCCATGACTTCTTTTGTTATGATGCGGTAGTAATAACTATCAAAAGATACTACTCTTTCTACCATATCTTTTTCTTGGTACTTGTTATATAAAGCGTTAACAGGGCAATCAGGGGATTTGAGCCAATTATCAATATCCCCATATAATAGATTATAAGCCTCGCCAGCCTCGCCGTTACTTTTGTTCTTAGATGATTTCATAAAAGCCAATGTCATCGCAAGGCCATTTGTCTTTATCAAAGCCATTAACCTTTTAGAATTTGATTTATAATAACTTCCGACTTTTTTGTCTTTGTTTTCTTTCACATTTTTTACACACTCATATGCAAATTTTGCTCTCTTATTTACTGTAGCTTTTATAGACTCTATTTCAGGCATTATCATTGCCTCCTTCTGGTGTAACAATTCTAACAATACCTTTGCCAATTGTAGCATTGCCACCTATTTGAATTATATCGTACTTTTCTATACCGCTAAAGAAATAATCTAGTATAAAATCCTCATCGGTTTTATCGATTTTCTTTATGGATTCTTTCTCCTTCTCATCAACAAATAGAGCAGAAGCTAAAGCTAACGAATAAAATACAGTATTCTCAGGAATATATTCTTCATTAAAGAGGGCTCCATCCTCAACCGTACCTTTTTCAGTATTGATTTTGGTTCTCGTTATAACCTCTGTCGACATATCTGTAAAATCCCTAAAATCATCATCGGAAAGAACCACAATATCTTTTTGCATCTTTTCTCTAAATATGCGATAAACATCTCCTGATGAATTTTGCAACTTTGGAAATATTATATCCGATAACCACTCTGAAAACTTTTTAAGTTTATCATCCTTTTGAACTTTAAAAGAATATTCCTCAAGTATAACCACATCATTATCTTCCAGCTTAAGATTTGAATTCTCAACTATAGAATAAGGCTTGATAGTTTCAATACCATCTAATTTTTCTAAATTTACTCCTTCGCACAAGCTCATTTCCTCTTTAAACCTGGAAATGACATATGGACATGTAACCCAGCCAAAAATACCTTTTACAGATTTTATAGGAAATAACAAGATACGTCCATCTAAAAAACCTAATCCTCCTGCATGATCATCACCATTTTCTGGTCCAAATATATATTTTACTTTATCCTTAAGTTGGGGATCTGAGTTAAATACACTCCTAAAAGAACCTTTTAAACCTGATGCTTCAATTTTGGGGAAATTGGAGTGCTTTTCCCTCTGAATCGGGAGATCGACATACCCTAATTCCGAACCACTCCCTACGTGAGTCGGAGTTTCAGTGTAAATAAAAAATGGTTTAGCTTTTTTAAACATACATATTCATCCTTTCTTTTTAAGATAATAAAATAAATTTATAGTTGCCACAAACGCTTTTAAAATTTATACTTTCAAGGTCACAAAAACGGATAAAAATTTTTCTTACTATTTCATGAAATTTATCAAAGTCATTATTTGAAAGGATTCCAAATCCATGGGCAAATATGGATTTATTTCTTAATTTCACATTTGAATATATCATTCCGATATTTATCCCTTCAATCAATTCATCTTCAATCGCTTTTAGTATAACGTACGCATCAAAAAGTGCTATGCTGTTATTAGGTAACTCAGCATAAGTTTTAAAATTCTTAAAATGCTTTATATTTTCATTCATTCTCGATAATAGCTCATGTTTATCAATATTAAAAACCGAATAATCGGGCAACGAAACATTAAACCCATTTTTTGCTAATCTAACCTGGGCTATCAGCTCTAAAACACGATACAGCAATAAGATAGCAACATCATTTTTTCCCTCTTCACTTCTCCTTAATGCATTTGTATATATTGAAAACATAAGAGGTATATAAAGCTCTTTATTAGTAATATATTCCCATTCTTCATTTTTATCGTTAAGATTAATCGATTCTAACGGTTTGATGAGCCTATACTGATTATACAAAGTTTCATAATATTTATATGCGGCTAAGTCTTTTTCAACATATCTCCAAGCTTTTATAATACTGAACAATTTTTCGAATTCTTTAATGCATTCATTAAAATATAAACAATCCCATAATCTGTAAATATTAGATAACAATTTATAGAATATATAATCTCTATCAGCGACTCTTTCCTCCAAATCTGAAAAAATATTATATGCCGATACAAATTCATTTTTGTTAAAAAGTGCTATTGCTTTATCTTTTTCTAAATCGCCAAAAACATGGTATGGATCTTCTACAAATTTTAGCTCTTCTGTCCCTGGTTTTGGCTTTCTCATTTTACTGTTGTATTCGCTAGCCACATAAATCAAATCAATTTTAAAATAAGCACCTGCCATAGCAATACCAGCAGACATCGATTTAGTACCGCCCGTAAAATCAATAGCCGTTTTGCCAGGAGAACCCCATCTGTCAACATATACCTTTTTTAATACTCGATAAATATCAACAGGATCATCTTTAACTATTTCTTCAGCAACATATTGTGATGGCAGCAAATTTGTCCATTTTATTACTTCGTCTAAATTTTTCAAAGAATCCTCTGTGTATAAAAACAATACCCTTTTAGGCTTTAATGCTTTAATAGTTAAAACTAACGGTTCAAATGACATACCTAAAGATAATATTAGATTTTCGTACTTACCGTAGAACTCATTATTGATGCTTAAGTGAAACTTATTTACTACCAGTGGAAATATTTCGTCATAATAATATTCTTCAGCTCTTTTTGCTTGCATTGTCTCCCAAATTTTTGCTTTTTCATTTAGCAAACTTTCAATTTTGTCATTACTTAACTTTAATTCCTCTTTCAATCTTAACCCTCCTCGTATAATTATTATTAAAGACAATAAATTTGTCTCACATCACAGGCCGCCACATCTTTTATTTTATGACCTTTATATTTACTTTTGAGATAACCCCTGTATGTAACATTATTATACTGTAAAGTTAATATGGGACAGGCTTTTGTCCTCCATGCAGTTTTTCCGCTCTTTTAAGTATGGTCCTTAAAGCAAGTTTGCCTTTTCTTACACAATCTCTTTATCATATATAAATTCTTGCCAGCAAAAGGATTCAGGTTTATATACTAATCTCTTATAAGTTTTTTAAATGATCTGGGATAGTATACGCATTTAGAGTCACTAGTTTACCTTTTAGTTTTCTCCCCTTCTTTGCTTCTTCCATATAAACAAAACTAATCAAATATATAATCACATTTCTAATTATTTGTGTAATCTGGATTGTTTTATCAACCAAATACTCTTCATTCATATTTTCAAAACTGTATTTTCCCATCCAATATACATTTAAAAAGCGATGCGTCAAAGCATTTCTAATTTCCCTTAAATCTTTATATTCACCATTTTTAAATTCCAAATGTATATTAAAAAGTGCATTTAAAGCATAATTTTTTGTTTTTATAATTTTATTGTTAATATTAAATTTATTTTGTTCTTTCTTTTCATACCAGATATTATTAAAATCAATGTTTTCAACTTTTTTACCAAGCTCAAGATATTCATTTAAGAATATTGAGACTTTATCTAAAATATCATACATATTTCTAAAAGCAAATTTCAATAGCTGGATAAAAATATTATGTTCTACATAATCTAAAGTATCTATAATAGCAACATTTTTGTCAGCAAAACTTAAGTCATTATCTCTATAAACGGATTGTACAAGTAAAAATCTTGCAGCAATGTAATTTTCTTTTATTTCATTCAAAAACGATGATAATTTCAGATATGTATCGTCTTCTGATGATTTTGCTATATCAACTATCATATTTTTAATGACAATGTCATCCCCTAAAGAAAGCTGGCATTTTTGACAAAAGTTACATAAATTTAAATATAGTTTATGTTTTATGCAAAATTCAACTAAAAACTTTTCAAAATCTGATTGAGTATCCATTTTTGGCTTCTCTAAATCACTTAGTTCAACATTATTTACATATTTTTTTATTTCATGTAAGTTTCTCAAAAATTCCTTTTTAGCTTCACTATGTACGCCATACTTTAAGCCAAGGTTAATAAAGTTATAAGCTTCTATATAGTACATCCTCCAGTGTTCTCCTGTTATTCCCGCATAATATTTCAACGCCAACCCTTTGTTAGCCAAGGCCATTCCAAAATACGGATTTATTGCCAAAGCTTTGTCATAATAATAAAGAGCTTCTAAATTTCTTCCAATAGAATCAAACGTATTTCCTAAATTGACATAAGTTTGCACTGTTATGTCAGTTAACTTCTTTCTACATTCTAAGGACTTTTTATAATATTTTATTGCCTTATGTGCTTCAGTATCAGTTTTCATAAATCCATACGTTAAGTTATTTATTCGCTTCAAATTAAACAGTGCAGAATATCCATTAGCTAAATTGTAATATACACTTTGCAATATATTTTCTTGTTGTTCATATTCATTTAGGTTTTCTAATATAAGGCCAATACCTTTATTAACCAAATCCTCATCATGTTTTATTGAACCGATATCTATATAAATGCCGCTTAAAATATAGCTTTTATATTTTGGATCTACTTCTGCTACTTCTAGTAAAGCAATTTTCTCCATGGCCTTATCAAATTCACCATTATCGATATGATTACATATTTCTTTATGTAATTCATATAATTCCATAGTTTTTATCTCCTATACTTTTATACTTATAATTTTATCACTTTTCTCCCTCTTTGAGCCTAATTTTAGGGAGTCTTTTCCTTAGCTTTCTCTGTATAATTCTTAATTTTCAAAATCTGAGTTCCTATATATCCTAGTAATACTAAATCCATAATTTTACCTATCATAAATTGGAAAACAGTTATTTTACATAATGTATCTTGAGATGGAAATTCAAAAAAACCTCTTATACCCATCTTTGCTACTATCATAATCTCAGACCATATATTATCAGTATTATTAAGATTATTAAGCTGAGATATTAGTTCAGAAAATTTTATCGGATAATTATTCCAGTAAAATTCACCAAAAGCAATTGATCCAAAGAAAAGTATTACGAAATATGCAAATATTACAACAAAAAATGCCATCTTTTTGTAATAATATTTAATTGCTACAAAAACACAAAAAAATACCATGCTAAGGAACATTATAAATGCGCCCACAATTTCTTGTAAGCCTATTTTGGATTTGCTAAATAAAATAACCGGTATTAACGCAAAAGAAAGTACGAATACTGCCAATATTAGAAACGACTGAATTTTTGATAATATAGAATCTTCCTTCGCTAGCTTTACCGTAACCAATATCATTCCAATTAAATATATAAGTACAAGAATATTCTTTATAATGCTTTTAACACTTGTGGGAATAATTTTTAATTTCATAATTTGTAGCAAAAACAAAAATAATATTATACCATCTATTATTAAAAGATATTTAGGTTTATGAATAATTTTTTCAATATAGAAATCAAATACTGTCAATATCTTTTTTAACTTAATACGATAGTTTCTTATGCCACAAAACTTTTTGA
The nucleotide sequence above comes from Thermoanaerobacterium sp. CMT5567-10. Encoded proteins:
- the cmr5 gene encoding type III-B CRISPR module-associated protein Cmr5 — protein: MPEIESIKATVNKRAKFAYECVKNVKENKDKKVGSYYKSNSKRLMALIKTNGLAMTLAFMKSSKNKSNGEAGEAYNLLYGDIDNWLKSPDCPVNALYNKYQEKDMVERVVSFDSYYYRIITKEVMEFINWVRRFAEGMIIDDSDSKN
- the cmr1 gene encoding type III-B CRISPR module RAMP protein Cmr1 translates to MYTVEFDLKLLTPLYMFGAEPNYLELKTPEFKGMIRFWWRALKCCKNVSKLKEKEEEIFGGTSVKARKSEVRIMIKDSRIDRNIGSDLKNDYRLNWRYDSENKVLIGKDRGIGYLLYSVVRKKYFKPGITFKFILYSREEEALKNTVAAFWCAANLGGFGSRARRGAGSLTVVSVVGDTYGLDFVPKGNNSQELAQWILENVSKASDIIGPINIDCNDYTNIISSSFIVSKESYNTWHDALSDIGEMYMNFRNGMRNNIQNGIFGLPVVHSNKNRVIGKSDKYDKYIINRRSSPLLFKVLECNGKYHWMALKLGGSFLQEDMYLAFVKEEEINGRKEITALENAKPSYALLDKFWDEIKKNNDGDYRFNIRGENL
- a CDS encoding TIGR02710 family CRISPR-associated CARF protein, which codes for MKEELKLSNDKIESLLNEKAKIWETMQAKRAEEYYYDEIFPLVVNKFHLSINNEFYGKYENLILSLGMSFEPLVLTIKALKPKRVLFLYTEDSLKNLDEVIKWTNLLPSQYVAEEIVKDDPVDIYRVLKKVYVDRWGSPGKTAIDFTGGTKSMSAGIAMAGAYFKIDLIYVASEYNSKMRKPKPGTEELKFVEDPYHVFGDLEKDKAIALFNKNEFVSAYNIFSDLEERVADRDYIFYKLLSNIYRLWDCLYFNECIKEFEKLFSIIKAWRYVEKDLAAYKYYETLYNQYRLIKPLESINLNDKNEEWEYITNKELYIPLMFSIYTNALRRSEEGKNDVAILLLYRVLELIAQVRLAKNGFNVSLPDYSVFNIDKHELLSRMNENIKHFKNFKTYAELPNNSIALFDAYVILKAIEDELIEGINIGMIYSNVKLRNKSIFAHGFGILSNNDFDKFHEIVRKIFIRFCDLESINFKSVCGNYKFILLS
- a CDS encoding LA2681 family HEPN domain-containing protein, producing the protein MELYELHKEICNHIDNGEFDKAMEKIALLEVAEVDPKYKSYILSGIYIDIGSIKHDEDLVNKGIGLILENLNEYEQQENILQSVYYNLANGYSALFNLKRINNLTYGFMKTDTEAHKAIKYYKKSLECRKKLTDITVQTYVNLGNTFDSIGRNLEALYYYDKALAINPYFGMALANKGLALKYYAGITGEHWRMYYIEAYNFINLGLKYGVHSEAKKEFLRNLHEIKKYVNNVELSDLEKPKMDTQSDFEKFLVEFCIKHKLYLNLCNFCQKCQLSLGDDIVIKNMIVDIAKSSEDDTYLKLSSFLNEIKENYIAARFLLVQSVYRDNDLSFADKNVAIIDTLDYVEHNIFIQLLKFAFRNMYDILDKVSIFLNEYLELGKKVENIDFNNIWYEKKEQNKFNINNKIIKTKNYALNALFNIHLEFKNGEYKDLREIRNALTHRFLNVYWMGKYSFENMNEEYLVDKTIQITQIIRNVIIYLISFVYMEEAKKGRKLKGKLVTLNAYTIPDHLKNL
- the cmr4 gene encoding type III-B CRISPR module RAMP protein Cmr4, which encodes MFKKAKPFFIYTETPTHVGSGSELGYVDLPIQREKHSNFPKIEASGLKGSFRSVFNSDPQLKDKVKYIFGPENGDDHAGGLGFLDGRILLFPIKSVKGIFGWVTCPYVISRFKEEMSLCEGVNLEKLDGIETIKPYSIVENSNLKLEDNDVVILEEYSFKVQKDDKLKKFSEWLSDIIFPKLQNSSGDVYRIFREKMQKDIVVLSDDDFRDFTDMSTEVITRTKINTEKGTVEDGALFNEEYIPENTVFYSLALASALFVDEKEKESIKKIDKTDEDFILDYFFSGIEKYDIIQIGGNATIGKGIVRIVTPEGGNDNA
- the cmr6 gene encoding type III-B CRISPR module RAMP protein Cmr6; amino-acid sequence: MTQIQKIKLPSDTCSFFKNQNIYDIENFNLLLNKYAEFEDNMTRNLPEIDSSKFSSCIQFIKKQRYLIERYKSQGYDVDTYIFRPDGRIVVGLGQESVREVSMTLHWIYGIPYIPGQAVKGVVSNWIISEGGEDDENFKLIFGDEDNKGKVIFLDSYPENNSFYIRKDIMNPHYTDYYTKKDFYPTDWQDPNPIFFLTLERVVFNIYLIYLKKDIRYLKIAGKTLEEWMIEAFKYGGVGAKTSLGYGTGQLTLIGGNM
- the cas10 gene encoding type III-B CRISPR-associated protein Cas10/Cmr2, whose product is MSMREKLFERKLKAFFHDSPDKPFILLTGENHEMRAHEICEKLGIVYDDSKGSDIVASSMERYYLPKNASRNKELQVAFQNEPEFVHPLSGKKYSGFLNIRKDVFKKAVDDATWELSQKNFNNNFEKFVYIWRYLNEYLKKYTPIEYRKYWDIVPADTRFPNHTIFEHLKVTSSMNADLYNKINLNNMTLFIFTIGPVQEYIAQARKTQDLYWGSYILSYLTWVAIEKVIEVYGPDSIIFPDLMEQPLCDFWIEKLFNDEKTDVGDLKTPSIPNRFFVILPTKDIQEIRSLNLEKVVRDEFIKIGDYVINSLLICDDIQKEIFRNQLKDFLDVYWVALPLENGNVDKADWKVQIDMIRNYFADDEIEEIEKLLQFVENNGEYKPNIGNIYGLLYSFMEKMIGARKAIRNFSQYEEEGRKCSICGERNVIVYRCTNDEDRNIKKGRESHKIKILRKQNAIIRKSDDKGIPYKYISQGEGLCGICLAKRASELYFKSIIGDNNVEWNFPSTAEIALLDIINNPDDKLKSMICDYIDMVKSCGINFDYELLYEENLNEAYFEKYNFPSDKLPELKKLLKCIDDMINNLKLNKKKYYAIIKFDGDDMGKWLSGVKAPDMLDMYHSKIQNNLPDDFKQIIKNKRRLMTPDVHSSISKALKNYSVKYVRKIVEESGAGKVIYSGGDDVLAIVNLNSLIDVMIRLRAAFSGHLNVENGIKPDFTIDTGFIDYKDRIDILMGYKVTASMGVAIAHYKEDLRNVVESVSQAEECAKMVDGKNAFSIKLILHSGENYIATAKWNYNDISDREGTIGILKNILSFFANEKVSTSFVEKLKDSLDKLNLGDLPHGIFDSEVRRNIIRSLNKNLNSNEKEKIVNDLHNLLSLLYKELDNDNFIGLLFILTFINRGGEK